The genome window CCGTCTCTGCGACGCCCCGGAGGGCACTCCGGGGTCGGCCGCGGAGCTTCCCTCTCGTCGTGTCCGAGGCGCGAGGGGGGAGTGAGAGGGTGACGCTCGCCGCGCTATCATCCACCGGGGGTCACGAGGCGGGCCGCCGGGTCCGTCCTTGGGGCGCTCTCGCAAAGGAGGTTGCCATGCCCGCGAAGCCCTCCCGTCTTCTGGGCATTGTTGCCGGGTGTCTGCTGCCGATGGCGGTCCCGGGGTGCTCGTCGACGACCGTCACCGAGAGCCGGACCTCCTGGTACACGACCTGCGGCGATCCCGTCTGCCGGGGATATCAGAAGCCCGCGGGGGTGGCCGCCTGCACGACCGAGAAGGCGGGGGGCGCCTGCGGGACCGAGGGTGCGCGCTGCGACCCCTTGGACTCCTGCAACCGGCTTCTCCTCTGCAGCGCCACCGATCCCAAGCTCCAGGGGTGCCCCATCTCGACCCGGGCGGTCAAGCGCGACGTCCACTACCTGGATGACGAGGCGCTGGAACAGTACGCCCGCGAGCTCCGAAGAGTGAAGCTCGCCACCTATCGCTACCGCGGTCCCGACTCCACCCCTCGCCTCGGGTTTCTCCTCGAGGACCACCCGCCCGCGGAGGCGGTGGACGCCGAACGCGACATGGCCGACCTCTACGGCTACACCAGCCTGGCGGTGGCCGCGTTTCAGGTCCAGGCTCGGCAGATCGAGGAGCTGCAGCAGGAGGTGGCACGCTTGCGCGTGGAGTTGAGCAAAGCACGCCCGCCCCAGCCCTAGGTTGACCCCCGAGACCCTCCTCCCTCAAGATCCCGGGGTGTCCGCGCTTTCCCGCTCCTTTCGGCAGCGCTTCCGCGACGCGGCTGGAGAGGAACGGGGCCTGCTCTTCGCCTTGATCCTCGCCCACCTCGTTCTCCTTTGGGCGTTCACCTACGTCCCCACCCACGACGGCCCCGCCCACCTCGAGAATGCCAAGATCCTGGCCGACTACTCCCGCCCCGACCTTGACCTCCTGGCCCGCTACTACCGCTTCAACCGGGAGCTGGGCGCCAACTGGTTCGGCCATCTCATCCTGGCCGGGCTCACCCGCTTCCTGCCCCTGCTCCTGGCGGAGAAGCTCTTCCTCAGTGGCTACGCCATCCTCCTGCCCCTCTCCGTTCGCTACGCCGCCAACGTGCTCCGGCCTGGCTCCGGGTTCCTGGCCGTCCTCGTCTTTCCCTTTCTCTACGGCTTCCTCTTTCACTTCGGCTTCTACTCCTTCGTCTACAGCCTCCCCCTGTTCTTCTTCACCCTCGGCTACTGGCTGAAGCACGGCCAGGACTTGACGCTGGGCCAGACCGTGTCCCTGAGCCTGCTCGCCCTTCTCCTCGCCTTCACCCACCTCTACTCCCTGGTCATGGCCTCCCTTGCCATTGGCGTCCTCGCCTTCTCCTTCACCCTCGCGGATTTCCGGGGAGGCCATCCCCCCGCGGCATCAGCCTGGCCGGCTTTCCGCTCCCGCGTCCTGGTGACCCTCTACGCGTTTCTCCCCTCGCTCCTCCTCCTTGTCGTGTTCCTCCTCCCCCGCCACCGGGCCTGGTCGCCCGCCTCCGCCCCGCCCCGGGACCGGCTGTTCGCCCTGACCCGGGCCGAGGCCGTCCTGTCTTTTGGCGCGCAGGACCCGGTGGAGGGGTGGCTCGCGCGCTCGGTCTTCTGGCTGCTAGCGGGCGCTTTGGTCTATGTCCTGGGCCGGAAGCTCCTCGAGCGGCGATGGGAGCGCAGGGACGGGCTCTGGCTCGTCTTCTTGGTGGCTCTGGCCCTTCTTTTTCGAGTGCCCGATCAGGCCGCCTCCGGCACCCGTCTGCAGGAGCGGGCGGAGCTCTACGTCTTCCTGGTCCTCATCCTGTGCCTCGCCACCGAGCCCTTCGGGAAGAGGGGCGCGCTCGGCCTGCAGGCCCTGGGGGTTGTGCTCGCCCTCGCCCTGCTCGGCCGGCATGCCGAGGGTCACGCCGCGTGGAACGTCGATCTCGAGGAATACCTGTCCGGCCGGGCCCTCATCGAACCCAACCGGACGCTGCTGCCCATTTTGGCCCGCGCTCCCCGCGGCCACGATCCGCATCCTCTCCAGCACGCGGCCGGGTATATCGCGGCCGAGCGGGGGGTCGTGGACCTGGCCAACTATCAGCCCGCCACCGGCCACTATCCGCTCCTGTTCCGCCCCGCCCTCGATCCCACCGGTTGGGTGAGCTTCGTTCTCGAGGGGGGCTCGGCGGATGTGGACATCGCCGGTTACGAGCAGGCCACGGGCGCCCGCGTGGACTACGTCCTCCTGTGGGACGCGCCCACGGACGAGGCGGAAGCCGCGCGGATGCTGGGGTCGGTCGTGGGCCGGCTCCGGGAGGGCTACACGCCGGTCTTCACCTCGACCCCGCGGGGACGAATGCAGCTCTTCCGTCGGAAGTGATCGGTCGTGCCCTTCGAGACGAGCTTCATCTATTTCCCCTCCCGCCTTCTGGAGGTCACGCCCGCGGACTTCGGCCTCGCCTTCGAGGAGGTCTATCTCGCGGCCGAGGACGGGGTCAGGATCCACGCCTGGCGGCTCCCCCTCCCGAGCCCCCGCTTCACCATCCTCTTCGCCCACGGCAACGCCGGCAACATCAGCCACCGCCTGGACCGCGCGCGCCTCATGGGGTCGCGGCTCGCGGCCGAGGTCTTTCTTTTCGACTACCGCGGCTATGGGAGGAGCGAGGGAAGGCCGGACGAGGGGGGGACGTATCGAGACGCAAGGGCCGCGTATCTTTACCTCACGGAGACGCGGGGGGTGCCCCCGGATCGGCTGGTCCTCTTCGGGGAGTCGCTGGGGTCGGCGGTCGTCTTGGACCTAGCCCTCGAGCGAGCGGCCCGCGCCCTCGTCCTCGAGTCCCCCTTCACCTCCATCCCGGACATGGCGCGCCTCGTGCTCCCCTGGCTTCCCCTGTCGGCGCTTCTCCAAACCCGGTACGACAACCTCGCCAAGGTGGGCGGTCTCAAGGTCCCCCTCCTCGTCCTGCACGGCGACCGGGACGAAGTGGTGCCCTTCGCGCAGGGGCAGCGGGTGTTCGAGGCGGCGCCGGAGCCCAAGCGCTTCCACCGGATCGCGGGGGCCGGGCACAACGACACCTACCTCCGGGGAGGCGAAGCTTACTGGGCAGTGCTCGATGAGTTCCTACGGCAGGGTCCGCTCGCCGCGGAGGGACGCTCCTAGCGGGCGAGCTTCCGGTACTTGATGCGATGGGGCCGGTCGGCCTCCGTCCCCAGCCGCCGGTGCCGGTCGCTCTCGTAATCCTGGTAGTTCCCCTCGAACCACACCACCTGGCTCTCTCCCTCGAAGGCCAGCATGTGGGTGGCGATGCGGTCCAGGAACCAACGATCGTGGCTGATCACGACCGCGCAGCCGGCGAAGCTCACCAGCGCCTCCTCCAGGGCGCGGAGGGTGTCCACGTCCAGGTCGTTGGTGGGCTCGTCAACGAGCAGCAGGTTGCCCCCGCTCTTGAGCAGGGTGGCCAGGTGGAGGCGGTTGCGCTCCCCCCCCGAGAGGTCCTTCACCCTTTTCTGCTGGTCGGGGCCCCGGAAGTTGAAGGAAGCGGCGTAGGCGCGCGAGTTCACCTCCCGCTTGCCGACCATGACCACGTCCTTACCCCCGTCCGAGATCTCCGCCCAGACCGTGCGCTCGCCAATCAAGCTGTCCCGGCTCTGGTCCACGTAGGAGAGCACGACGCTCTCCCCGATCCGCAAGCTCCCCGCGTCCGGCTTCTCCTCGCCCATGATCATCCGGAAGAGCGTGGTCTTGCCTGCCCCGTTGGCACCGATGACGCCCACGATCCCCCCCCGGGGCAGGGTGAAGTTGACGTCGTCCATGAGCAGATTCTCGCCGTAGCCCTTGCGCAGCCCCCGGGCCTCGATGACGAGCTCGCCCAGGCGCGGGCCGGGCGGGATCCGGATCTCGGCCGCCCCCTCGCGCTTTTCCGCCGC of Vicinamibacteria bacterium contains these proteins:
- a CDS encoding alpha/beta hydrolase, with amino-acid sequence MPFETSFIYFPSRLLEVTPADFGLAFEEVYLAAEDGVRIHAWRLPLPSPRFTILFAHGNAGNISHRLDRARLMGSRLAAEVFLFDYRGYGRSEGRPDEGGTYRDARAAYLYLTETRGVPPDRLVLFGESLGSAVVLDLALERAARALVLESPFTSIPDMARLVLPWLPLSALLQTRYDNLAKVGGLKVPLLVLHGDRDEVVPFAQGQRVFEAAPEPKRFHRIAGAGHNDTYLRGGEAYWAVLDEFLRQGPLAAEGRS